Proteins from one uncultured Desulfuromonas sp. genomic window:
- the gdhA gene encoding NADP-specific glutamate dehydrogenase — MTPTFDEKIEPIYQEVLSRNPGETEFHQAVREVLESFGPVMVKHPEFRDQRIIERICEPERQIIFRVPWQDDKGQIHINRGFRVEFNSALGPYKGGLRFHPSVYLGIIKFLGFEQIFKNALTGLPIGGGKGGSDFDPKGKSDAEIMRFCQSFMTELARHIGEHTDVPAGDIGVGGREIGYLFGQYKRITNRWEAGVLTGKGLDWGGSLVRTEATGYGAAFFVEEMLKVRGDSLDGKTCVVSGSGNVAIYTIEKIHQLGGKVVACSDSGGYIYDEAGLDLELIQRLKEIERRRIKDYLNYHKEAKYVEKGNIWEVPCQVAMPSATQNEVNGKDAAMLVKNGCIAVGEGANMPTTPEGVRVFQEAGIAYGPGKAANAGGVATSALEMQQNACRDSWTFEYTEERLQQIMRNIHQLCYETAEEFGTPGNYVNGANIAGFIKVAKSMTALGLI; from the coding sequence ATGACCCCGACCTTTGACGAAAAAATTGAGCCCATCTATCAGGAAGTGTTGTCGCGCAATCCCGGTGAGACTGAATTCCACCAGGCCGTGCGTGAAGTTCTCGAATCATTTGGCCCGGTAATGGTCAAACATCCCGAGTTTCGCGATCAGCGCATCATCGAGCGAATCTGTGAACCGGAACGGCAGATTATTTTCCGGGTACCCTGGCAGGATGACAAAGGACAGATTCACATCAATCGTGGTTTCCGTGTCGAGTTCAACAGCGCCTTGGGTCCGTATAAAGGCGGTCTGCGTTTTCACCCTTCGGTGTATCTCGGTATTATTAAATTTCTCGGCTTTGAACAGATTTTCAAGAACGCGCTGACCGGTCTGCCGATTGGCGGTGGTAAGGGTGGCTCCGACTTTGATCCCAAGGGCAAATCTGACGCTGAGATCATGCGTTTCTGCCAGAGTTTCATGACGGAACTGGCTCGCCACATTGGTGAGCATACCGATGTTCCGGCGGGTGATATCGGTGTTGGCGGTCGGGAGATCGGCTACCTGTTCGGCCAGTACAAACGGATCACCAACCGCTGGGAGGCGGGTGTGTTGACCGGTAAGGGGCTCGACTGGGGTGGTTCGTTGGTGCGTACCGAGGCCACCGGTTACGGCGCGGCATTCTTTGTTGAGGAGATGCTCAAGGTGCGTGGTGATTCATTGGATGGCAAAACCTGTGTCGTTTCCGGCAGTGGTAACGTGGCCATCTACACCATTGAAAAGATCCATCAGCTTGGCGGCAAGGTTGTGGCTTGCTCCGATTCGGGCGGTTACATCTACGACGAAGCAGGTCTTGATCTGGAACTTATCCAGCGTCTTAAGGAGATTGAACGGCGACGCATCAAGGATTATCTCAATTATCATAAAGAGGCCAAATACGTTGAGAAGGGCAATATCTGGGAAGTGCCCTGCCAAGTGGCGATGCCCTCGGCGACGCAGAATGAAGTCAACGGTAAGGATGCGGCCATGCTGGTGAAGAACGGCTGTATTGCTGTGGGGGAAGGGGCCAACATGCCGACCACGCCGGAAGGGGTGCGGGTGTTCCAGGAGGCCGGGATTGCTTACGGTCCGGGTAAGGCGGCCAATGCCGGTGGCGTGGCGACCAGTGCTTTGGAGATGCAACAAAATGCCTGCCGTGATTCGTGGACGTTTGAATATACGGAAGAGCGGTTGCAGCAAATTATGCGCAACATTCATCAGTTGTGCTACGAGACGGCTGAGGAGTTTGGCACACCGGGCAACTATGTTAACGGTGCCAACATTGCCGGTTTTATCAAAGTGGCCAAATCCATGACGGCATTAGGCCTGATTTGA
- a CDS encoding TonB-dependent receptor codes for MMPRQPRVITFLVMTLLLLTTMAQTVLAANGRVAGQVQDSVNDINLMGVLVSADNGQTKTVTDRAGNYSINLATGEHSLTFSYLGYSNVTRQVTVAEGSTSSLDVDFGSEGMQMDEMVVSGQAVGQARALNQQKNAPNLQNIVASDAIGRFPDQNAAEALNRIPGVSIERDMGEGRFVIVRGIDPHLNSASIDGITLASAEDGTRAVLLDVIPTNVAGSLIVTKALTADMPADSIGGHIEIVSPSAYDRNERTIRGAVGGNYSDLTDDLTETGELTFGDVFGANDQFGALFSVSYDKRQFGSDDVEADPWELNDDNEWVTEELQYREYDLTRERLGFTTNLEYKPNDNNSYFLRGLYSEFTDHEYRRRSIIKDMMMLPDTSSTGLIVGEDYEDDADELYPETRLQLKNREETQMNWALCVGGENKVDTWTVDYKAAYSYAEQDTPFDKQFLYETGDLNYNYSDADGNTPNVTVNSGDLNDLSIYELDAVEDSKQLVEEEAWIFAANVKKELNTSFQSYLKTGVHITLRNKTNDLDMMVYEDAPAALATLEGLTTGGRKQNSDFPLISDDVDDLFDSMKSDFGTIERDIEESVVEDYETNEDVYAGYIMGEADFGRFTLLPGVRIEYTDLECQGNAFDEDSETFTAQKKSNDYTNILPSLHSKVRFSDDLILYLAWTNTISRPQWDQTFYGKFTDDDGNIEIGNPDLDPYEAMNWDATLTYYMPDSLGMASIGLFYKDIDNFIYEQTADMGDYELTTFRNGDEGEVYGIELAYQQKLSFLPGALDGFSIEGNLTLSDSEVDVLPSEEGGEGRTVDMMRHSDTVGSVALSYEKYGFFVRLSGTYRSEYLDDLGEEKFEDRYIDDHFQVDLSTAYTFMDKYTLYANFINLTDEPLEAYYDQSGRNSQYEEYGWSARFGLKFNF; via the coding sequence ATGATGCCACGACAGCCCCGCGTTATCACTTTTCTGGTGATGACGCTCTTACTACTGACCACAATGGCTCAGACCGTCCTGGCGGCCAATGGACGCGTGGCCGGCCAGGTACAGGATTCTGTGAACGATATCAATTTGATGGGCGTGCTCGTCAGCGCGGACAATGGCCAGACCAAAACCGTAACTGACCGCGCCGGCAACTACAGCATCAACCTGGCAACCGGCGAGCACTCTCTGACCTTCAGCTATCTGGGCTACAGCAATGTCACCCGCCAGGTGACGGTTGCAGAAGGCAGCACCAGCAGCCTTGACGTCGATTTCGGTAGTGAAGGGATGCAGATGGATGAGATGGTGGTCAGCGGTCAGGCCGTTGGCCAGGCGCGTGCTCTCAACCAGCAGAAAAACGCCCCCAACCTGCAGAATATTGTCGCCTCGGACGCCATCGGCCGCTTCCCAGACCAGAATGCTGCCGAAGCGTTGAACCGCATCCCCGGCGTTTCCATAGAGCGTGACATGGGCGAAGGCCGCTTTGTCATTGTCCGCGGTATCGATCCGCACCTGAACAGCGCCTCCATCGACGGCATCACCCTGGCTTCGGCGGAGGACGGCACTCGTGCGGTCCTGCTCGACGTCATCCCAACCAACGTTGCCGGCTCGCTGATCGTCACCAAAGCGCTCACCGCGGATATGCCGGCGGACAGTATTGGTGGTCACATCGAAATTGTTTCGCCCAGTGCCTATGACCGTAACGAGCGCACTATCCGTGGTGCCGTCGGCGGTAACTACAGCGATTTGACCGACGATCTAACCGAAACCGGTGAGCTGACCTTTGGCGACGTATTTGGTGCCAACGACCAGTTCGGGGCGCTGTTCTCGGTCAGCTACGACAAACGTCAGTTCGGTTCCGATGACGTTGAAGCGGATCCCTGGGAATTGAACGATGATAACGAATGGGTCACCGAGGAGTTGCAGTATCGTGAATACGATCTGACCCGCGAGCGTCTCGGTTTTACCACCAACCTTGAATACAAGCCCAACGACAACAACAGCTACTTTTTGCGCGGCCTGTATAGCGAGTTTACCGACCACGAATACCGTCGCCGTAGCATTATCAAGGATATGATGATGTTACCGGACACCTCATCCACCGGCCTGATCGTTGGTGAGGACTATGAAGACGATGCAGACGAACTCTACCCGGAAACACGTCTGCAACTGAAAAACCGTGAAGAAACCCAGATGAACTGGGCGCTCTGCGTCGGTGGTGAAAACAAGGTCGACACCTGGACCGTCGACTACAAAGCCGCCTACTCCTACGCTGAACAGGACACGCCGTTCGATAAGCAGTTTCTCTATGAAACCGGCGACCTCAACTACAATTACAGCGACGCTGACGGGAACACCCCCAACGTTACGGTCAACAGTGGCGACCTGAATGATCTGAGCATCTACGAACTGGATGCCGTCGAAGACAGCAAGCAACTGGTCGAAGAAGAGGCCTGGATCTTTGCCGCCAATGTCAAAAAAGAACTCAACACCTCGTTTCAGTCGTACCTGAAAACCGGCGTTCACATCACTTTGCGCAACAAAACCAATGATCTCGACATGATGGTCTACGAAGATGCACCCGCAGCTCTGGCCACACTCGAAGGTCTGACCACCGGTGGGCGCAAACAAAACAGTGACTTTCCACTCATCAGCGATGACGTTGATGACCTGTTCGACAGCATGAAAAGCGATTTCGGCACCATTGAGCGCGACATTGAAGAATCCGTTGTCGAAGATTACGAAACCAATGAAGACGTTTATGCCGGTTACATCATGGGCGAGGCTGATTTCGGCCGCTTCACTCTGCTGCCCGGTGTGCGCATTGAATACACCGACCTGGAATGCCAGGGCAACGCCTTTGACGAAGACAGTGAAACCTTCACCGCACAGAAAAAGAGCAACGACTACACCAATATCCTGCCCAGCCTGCACAGCAAGGTGCGTTTCAGCGACGACCTGATTCTGTATCTGGCCTGGACGAACACCATCTCCCGTCCGCAATGGGACCAGACCTTCTACGGCAAGTTCACCGATGATGACGGTAATATCGAAATCGGCAATCCCGACCTTGATCCCTACGAAGCCATGAACTGGGATGCCACCCTGACTTACTACATGCCTGATTCTCTCGGCATGGCGTCCATCGGCCTGTTCTACAAAGACATCGACAACTTCATCTACGAGCAGACCGCCGACATGGGCGATTACGAGCTGACCACCTTCCGCAACGGCGACGAAGGGGAAGTCTACGGCATTGAGTTGGCCTACCAGCAAAAACTCAGCTTCCTGCCCGGTGCGCTCGACGGCTTCTCCATCGAGGGAAATCTGACTCTGTCCGACAGCGAAGTAGACGTCTTGCCCTCGGAAGAGGGCGGCGAAGGGCGTACCGTCGACATGATGCGTCACTCCGACACCGTCGGCAGCGTAGCGTTGTCCTACGAGAAATACGGCTTCTTTGTTCGCCTCAGCGGAACCTACCGCAGCGAATACCTGGACGATTTGGGTGAAGAGAAATTTGAGGACCGCTACATCGACGATCACTTCCAGGTCGATCTGTCCACAGCCTATACCTTCATGGACAAGTACACCCTGTACGCCAACTTCATCAATCTGACCGACGAACCGCTTGAAGCCTACTATGACCAGTCGGGCCGTAACAGCCAATACGAGGAATACGGCTGGTCGGCACGCTTCGGCCTCAAGTTCAACTTTTAA
- a CDS encoding MotA/TolQ/ExbB proton channel family protein, with translation MKTLKTLVIAALLLVAHSAFAASWQQISDSLTTMNQQGLSRAAMIEQLIHQDEADLKKALSQLRSKVKQQKQQLSVAQQALAKLSKVEQKLNQELAAEQEEIEGIQGTVLGAAKRVNDLFEHSPLGPQFAQQRQTIDTILEKKNFPGMDEIRALTALCRAYATAGSQVTLGNGEFFAEDGNVVRGEIARIGALGAVYRDRDNAGYLQANSDGRELVAVAGEIPGPALNAIDRFFSGEHSHLPLDISGGAVFLQMTQSKSFGEWLESGGFLVWPILAIGVIALLLAAERLAFFLRIRANSDTILHQVTRYVELDQIKEGEMFCREKKNAPTCQILASCLKQIGQTQEVLDNALEEALMKQMPRFEKFLPTMAMFAAIAPLLGLLGTVTGMISTFQVITVFGTGDPKMMSGGISEALITTQVGLAVAIPIMLLHHLFERRVDVLIGDMEEKGTAFKITLLKTGRITPQPQDSNHD, from the coding sequence ATGAAAACATTGAAAACTTTAGTCATTGCAGCCCTGCTGCTGGTTGCTCACAGCGCTTTTGCCGCCTCCTGGCAGCAGATCAGCGATTCTCTGACCACCATGAACCAGCAGGGGCTGTCCCGCGCGGCCATGATCGAACAGCTGATACATCAGGACGAAGCCGATCTAAAAAAGGCCCTCAGCCAACTGCGCAGCAAAGTAAAGCAACAGAAACAACAGCTCAGCGTCGCCCAGCAAGCTCTGGCTAAACTGAGCAAAGTTGAACAGAAGCTCAATCAGGAACTGGCTGCCGAACAGGAAGAGATTGAAGGGATTCAGGGCACGGTTCTCGGTGCGGCAAAACGGGTCAATGACCTTTTTGAGCACAGTCCGCTGGGTCCCCAATTTGCTCAACAACGGCAGACCATTGATACCATCCTCGAGAAGAAAAACTTCCCGGGCATGGATGAAATTCGCGCCCTCACAGCCCTGTGTCGCGCCTATGCCACAGCCGGCAGCCAAGTCACTCTGGGCAATGGTGAATTTTTTGCCGAAGACGGCAATGTTGTTCGTGGCGAGATCGCCCGTATCGGTGCGCTGGGGGCCGTTTACCGCGACCGCGACAACGCCGGTTACCTGCAAGCCAACAGTGACGGACGTGAACTGGTAGCGGTCGCCGGTGAGATTCCCGGTCCAGCACTGAATGCCATTGATCGCTTTTTCAGTGGCGAGCACAGCCACCTGCCACTGGATATCTCCGGTGGCGCGGTATTCCTGCAGATGACCCAGAGCAAAAGTTTCGGCGAATGGCTTGAATCGGGCGGTTTTCTGGTGTGGCCGATTCTGGCTATCGGCGTCATCGCTCTGCTGCTGGCTGCTGAGCGTCTGGCTTTTTTCCTGCGCATTCGCGCCAACTCCGACACCATCCTCCATCAGGTCACCCGCTATGTGGAATTGGATCAGATCAAAGAGGGTGAGATGTTTTGCCGCGAGAAGAAAAACGCCCCCACCTGCCAGATCCTCGCCAGTTGCCTGAAGCAGATCGGCCAGACGCAGGAGGTTCTCGACAACGCCCTTGAAGAAGCCTTGATGAAACAGATGCCGCGCTTTGAAAAGTTTCTGCCCACCATGGCCATGTTCGCGGCCATCGCCCCGCTGCTTGGTCTGCTCGGGACTGTTACCGGCATGATCAGCACCTTCCAGGTGATCACCGTGTTCGGCACCGGCGACCCGAAAATGATGTCCGGTGGCATCTCCGAAGCATTGATCACCACTCAGGTTGGTCTGGCCGTGGCCATCCCCATCATGCTGCTCCATCACCTGTTTGAGCGGCGCGTGGATGTGTTGATTGGCGACATGGAAGAAAAAGGCACGGCGTTCAAAATCACCCTGCTGAAAACCGGCCGCATCACGCCGCAACCGCAGGATAGCAACCATGACTGA
- a CDS encoding tetratricopeptide repeat protein, whose translation MLVCGLATSADAKLTFRQNKHLYQAQKALQVGDAQQCVTMIHSYMTEYPDDIPYPFYSLLGACYHQQNDDPKATEAFATALKLQPDDAQLSINLATCYYLDGHYDQAGRQFAHSYQLQQTKDPQLLYQSAVAFIQGEHYRQAKQSLTSLISGATIKANWYELLLSCHIELKEWQQGQQLLDRLLHQQPEHEPYWRLKAQISLQQEKYKQAASALEVTLRLHGDNRDDLTQLAGLYGYLRAPLRAADLLKRAYKDTPTPKNSLKIARLYHQGYAYDEALAEVDAALQRSPKNSELHSLKAQLLYDRGSYQQLLALSPTTARPRQHLLQGYAAWHLGQWETARTHFKQALGDRRFRSQARNALDVLDLLAQAEQESNAAI comes from the coding sequence ATGCTCGTATGCGGTCTGGCGACCTCGGCCGACGCCAAGCTGACCTTCCGTCAGAATAAGCACCTGTATCAGGCGCAAAAAGCGCTACAGGTTGGCGATGCACAGCAATGCGTCACCATGATCCACAGTTACATGACCGAGTATCCCGACGATATCCCGTACCCGTTTTACTCGCTGCTCGGCGCCTGCTACCACCAGCAAAATGATGACCCAAAAGCCACCGAGGCCTTTGCCACGGCTCTGAAACTGCAACCGGACGATGCTCAACTGTCGATCAATCTGGCCACCTGCTATTACCTCGACGGCCATTACGATCAGGCCGGACGTCAATTTGCCCACAGCTACCAATTACAGCAGACCAAAGACCCCCAACTTCTTTATCAGTCTGCCGTCGCCTTTATTCAGGGGGAACATTACCGCCAGGCCAAACAAAGCCTGACCAGCCTGATCAGTGGGGCGACAATCAAAGCCAACTGGTACGAATTGCTGCTCTCCTGCCACATTGAGCTCAAAGAGTGGCAACAGGGCCAACAGCTTCTCGACCGCCTGCTGCACCAGCAACCCGAGCACGAGCCCTACTGGCGCCTCAAAGCCCAGATTTCCCTGCAGCAGGAAAAGTATAAACAGGCGGCATCCGCCCTCGAAGTTACCCTGCGCCTGCACGGCGACAACCGCGACGATCTGACGCAACTGGCCGGGCTTTACGGCTACCTGAGAGCACCGCTGCGCGCTGCCGACCTGCTCAAACGCGCCTATAAAGACACCCCGACCCCGAAAAACAGCCTGAAGATTGCCCGCCTTTATCATCAGGGCTATGCCTACGACGAGGCCCTGGCTGAAGTGGATGCGGCGCTGCAACGCTCGCCGAAAAACAGTGAGCTGCACAGCCTCAAGGCGCAACTGCTCTACGACCGGGGCAGCTATCAACAACTTCTGGCGCTGTCACCGACAACAGCCCGCCCGCGGCAACACCTGCTGCAAGGCTATGCCGCCTGGCATCTGGGCCAATGGGAAACGGCCCGCACCCATTTTAAGCAGGCCCTCGGCGACCGCCGTTTCCGGTCTCAGGCCCGCAACGCCCTGGATGTCCTTGATCTCCTCGCCCAGGCCGAACAGGAGAGTAACGCTGCAATCTAA
- a CDS encoding DUF3450 domain-containing protein — protein MMNTAWKTLCLTLAISTLPLQALAADPAQIQQQSTATLKREIATQDKVEQWSEQRQALVNDLLDQKTQLEWNRFQTKKYRQYVDHKQTTIADLKRQKQQMTLLRKELEPFLDSSVEQLHNDVAKDLPFLDQERSERLAFLDQSLTDPDLALSEKLRRVLEALQVEADYGNSVEVTEQTLSLASGDTMVQVLRLGRVGLFYLSLNGDKVGQWDVQERVWKPLPEAYRDTVRVTIDIIEQKRAAELIDLPLPEAVRSTEGV, from the coding sequence ATGATGAACACAGCATGGAAAACCCTGTGCCTGACCCTGGCCATCAGCACCCTGCCCCTGCAGGCTCTAGCTGCCGACCCGGCACAGATCCAACAACAAAGCACCGCCACCCTCAAACGGGAAATCGCCACTCAGGACAAGGTGGAACAGTGGTCCGAACAACGTCAGGCCCTGGTCAACGATCTGCTCGACCAGAAAACCCAACTGGAATGGAACCGCTTTCAGACCAAGAAATACCGCCAATACGTTGATCACAAGCAGACCACCATTGCCGACCTTAAACGGCAAAAACAACAAATGACCCTACTGCGCAAAGAGCTGGAGCCGTTTCTCGACAGCAGTGTGGAACAACTGCACAACGATGTCGCCAAGGACCTGCCGTTTCTTGACCAGGAACGCAGCGAACGTCTGGCATTTCTCGACCAGTCCCTTACCGACCCTGATCTGGCGCTGAGTGAAAAACTGCGCCGCGTCCTCGAAGCGTTGCAGGTGGAAGCCGACTACGGCAACAGTGTTGAAGTCACCGAACAAACCCTGTCTCTGGCCAGCGGCGACACCATGGTCCAGGTGCTGCGTCTGGGGCGCGTCGGCCTGTTTTACCTTAGTCTCAATGGCGACAAAGTCGGCCAGTGGGATGTGCAGGAGCGGGTGTGGAAACCGTTGCCGGAAGCGTATCGCGACACCGTACGCGTCACCATCGACATCATTGAGCAAAAACGTGCCGCAGAACTGATTGATCTGCCGCTGCCCGAAGCGGTTCGTAGCACGGAGGGCGTGTAA
- a CDS encoding PEP/pyruvate-binding domain-containing protein has product MDSALRVTSGYDSLDQILDGLRIGDNVVWEVDSIDDYRYFIGPYVDHALKENRRVIYMRFGEHEPLLGASPHIRVCSIDPRQGFEHFATRIHEILRDEGPGAFYVFDCLSELLSAWTTDHMVGNFFWVTCPYLFELDTVAYFALIRHSHSFETIDRIRQTTQVLVDVYQADGHFYVHPRKVWQRHSPTMFLPHRKHGDRFIPITNSYEATTLLRIHGRREGYGTRYLDHWHQLFLEAERLDREQAEPREQLTMIRHICRHMIGRDERVLSLAERYFSLADLIKIRSRIIGTGFIGGKAVGMLLANNILSKELSFTRRDALEPHDSFYVGSNVYYSYIVHNGWWKLFMEQKTEDAYFSAASSLRECMMQGVFPESIREGFRRMLEYFGQYPIIVRSSSLLEDGFGNAFAGKYDSFFRTNQGTPEERLEMFEDAVRRIFASAMSEEALAYRLQRGLDQSDEQMALLVQRVSGSYHDRYYFPELAGVGVSYNSFVWDRDMEPTAGMLRLVLGLGTRAVDRVDGDYPCIVALDAPMKRPVKGVEDVRKFSQRDVDVLNVEENALQTVSTLRLSGALPEMPWALYGVRDTETSSLIRSRTRQKEDVWLLTFERFLAQTDFCAMMQNALKTLEQAYDYPVDIEFTASVDAQQTIRLCVVQCRPLQTKGIQTLGQLPTDLDDAQILFRNEGNFMGGNVAHQLSWIIWVEPDEYARLGHADKFEVARLIGRLNKRIADRLDNKTMLLGPGRWGTSTPSLGVPIAFNEINNMTIVGEVAFESGGMMPELSYGSHFFQDLVESEIFYLALYPERRDCLFNRQRLLNFHNVFEGLMPASSRFKKVVKVLQVEDAGLYVRSDVVSQQLVCYSEKVVVNELPV; this is encoded by the coding sequence ATGGATTCAGCATTACGCGTCACCTCCGGCTACGACAGCCTCGACCAGATTCTCGACGGACTCCGCATCGGCGACAACGTGGTGTGGGAAGTTGACAGCATCGATGACTACCGCTATTTCATCGGACCCTATGTCGACCATGCCCTCAAAGAGAATCGACGGGTGATCTACATGCGCTTCGGTGAGCACGAACCGCTGCTCGGGGCGTCACCCCATATTCGGGTGTGCTCCATTGACCCACGCCAGGGCTTTGAGCACTTTGCCACGCGCATCCATGAGATTCTCCGCGACGAAGGCCCCGGTGCCTTCTACGTATTCGACTGCCTGTCGGAATTGCTCTCCGCTTGGACGACGGACCACATGGTCGGCAACTTCTTCTGGGTCACTTGTCCATATTTGTTCGAGCTGGATACCGTGGCTTACTTTGCCCTGATCCGCCATAGTCATTCGTTTGAAACCATTGATCGTATTCGTCAGACTACCCAGGTGCTGGTGGATGTCTATCAGGCCGATGGCCATTTTTATGTGCATCCGCGCAAGGTGTGGCAACGCCATTCGCCGACCATGTTTCTGCCGCATCGCAAACACGGCGACCGCTTCATCCCTATCACCAACAGCTATGAAGCCACCACCCTGCTGCGTATCCATGGCCGTCGCGAAGGGTATGGCACCCGTTATCTTGATCACTGGCATCAGCTGTTTCTCGAAGCGGAGCGTTTGGATCGCGAGCAGGCTGAACCCCGCGAACAGTTGACCATGATCCGCCATATCTGTCGCCACATGATTGGTCGCGACGAGCGCGTACTGTCCTTGGCTGAGCGTTATTTTTCCCTCGCCGATCTGATCAAAATCCGCTCGCGTATCATTGGCACCGGCTTCATTGGTGGTAAGGCGGTGGGGATGTTGCTGGCCAACAATATCCTCAGCAAAGAGCTGTCGTTTACCCGGCGCGATGCTCTGGAACCTCATGATTCCTTTTATGTGGGTTCCAATGTTTACTACAGCTATATCGTCCACAATGGCTGGTGGAAGCTGTTCATGGAGCAGAAAACTGAGGACGCCTATTTCTCAGCGGCCAGCAGTTTGCGCGAGTGCATGATGCAGGGCGTGTTTCCTGAATCGATCCGCGAAGGGTTCCGGCGCATGCTGGAATATTTTGGCCAGTATCCGATTATTGTCCGTTCCAGTTCCTTACTGGAAGACGGATTCGGCAATGCCTTTGCCGGCAAATATGACAGCTTTTTTCGCACCAACCAGGGGACCCCGGAAGAGCGCCTGGAGATGTTTGAGGATGCGGTGCGGCGCATTTTTGCCAGTGCCATGAGCGAAGAGGCGCTGGCCTATCGCCTGCAGCGCGGACTCGATCAGAGCGACGAGCAGATGGCGCTGCTGGTGCAGCGGGTGTCCGGCAGCTACCATGACCGTTATTACTTTCCGGAACTGGCCGGGGTTGGCGTGTCGTACAACAGTTTTGTCTGGGATCGTGACATGGAACCCACCGCCGGGATGCTGCGCCTGGTTCTCGGCCTCGGCACCCGTGCTGTGGATCGGGTTGATGGCGACTATCCGTGCATTGTCGCTCTGGATGCGCCGATGAAGCGCCCGGTCAAAGGCGTGGAAGACGTGCGCAAGTTTTCCCAGCGCGATGTCGATGTCCTCAATGTTGAGGAAAACGCGCTGCAAACAGTGTCTACCTTGCGCTTGTCTGGGGCGTTGCCAGAGATGCCATGGGCACTGTATGGCGTACGCGATACTGAAACCAGCAGTTTGATTCGTAGCCGCACCCGGCAAAAAGAGGATGTCTGGCTGCTTACCTTTGAGCGGTTTCTGGCGCAGACTGATTTTTGCGCCATGATGCAGAATGCCTTGAAAACGCTGGAGCAGGCCTACGATTATCCAGTGGATATTGAATTTACCGCCAGTGTTGACGCCCAGCAGACCATCCGCCTGTGTGTGGTGCAGTGTCGCCCTTTGCAGACCAAGGGGATTCAAACACTGGGCCAGTTGCCCACGGATCTCGACGATGCTCAGATCCTGTTTCGTAACGAGGGCAATTTTATGGGGGGCAACGTCGCCCACCAATTGAGCTGGATTATCTGGGTCGAGCCCGATGAATATGCCCGTCTCGGCCATGCGGATAAATTTGAGGTGGCCCGCCTTATTGGCCGCCTCAACAAGCGCATTGCCGATCGACTGGACAACAAGACCATGCTGCTCGGACCGGGACGCTGGGGGACATCAACACCGAGTCTCGGCGTGCCCATCGCCTTCAACGAAATTAACAACATGACCATTGTTGGCGAAGTGGCCTTTGAGAGTGGCGGCATGATGCCGGAGCTCTCCTACGGCTCCCACTTTTTCCAAGATCTGGTCGAGAGTGAGATCTTTTACCTGGCCCTCTACCCGGAGCGCCGCGATTGCCTGTTCAATCGACAACGGCTGTTGAACTTTCACAATGTGTTCGAAGGCCTGATGCCGGCCAGCAGTCGGTTTAAAAAGGTGGTGAAGGTGCTGCAGGTGGAGGATGCCGGACTCTATGTCCGTTCTGATGTGGTCAGTCAGCAACTGGTGTGTTACAGCGAGAAGGTTGTGGTGAATGAACTGCCGGTTTAA